The proteins below are encoded in one region of Paenisporosarcina cavernae:
- the flgG gene encoding flagellar basal body rod protein FlgG has product MLRSMYSGISGLKNFQTKLDVIGNNISNVNTYGFKKGRTVFKDLISQTVSGASAATATRGGVNPKQVGLGSQIAAIDTIHTGGSMQSTGRVLDLAISGDGFFQVADGNATSYGAKLFTRAGNFYMDNKGYLVNGDGKYLVGVADQAGAAAAGTTFTNAAAANAITSAVDGTNPAAAGNYQVKPIRIPTDAQSMSVGQDGVVTFVDSAGTLRYAGQVVLTKFSNSGGLEKVGANYFQESANSGVPFFAAATQQGMGSINSGFLEMSNVDLSEEFTEMIVAQRGFQANTRIITTSDEILQELVNLKR; this is encoded by the coding sequence ATGTTACGTTCAATGTACTCAGGAATCAGTGGATTAAAAAACTTCCAAACAAAATTAGATGTAATTGGGAACAATATCTCCAACGTAAATACGTACGGATTCAAAAAGGGTCGTACCGTTTTCAAAGACCTTATCTCGCAAACAGTATCAGGTGCATCTGCTGCAACAGCAACACGCGGTGGGGTTAACCCGAAACAAGTTGGACTAGGTTCACAAATCGCAGCAATCGATACCATCCACACTGGTGGGTCAATGCAATCAACAGGTCGCGTACTTGACCTTGCCATCTCAGGAGACGGCTTCTTCCAAGTGGCGGATGGAAATGCAACAAGTTATGGAGCTAAACTTTTCACTCGTGCAGGTAATTTTTACATGGACAACAAAGGTTATTTAGTTAATGGAGATGGTAAATATCTAGTTGGTGTTGCTGATCAAGCTGGTGCAGCTGCTGCAGGAACTACTTTTACTAACGCTGCTGCCGCAAATGCTATAACTTCAGCTGTAGATGGTACAAATCCAGCTGCTGCAGGTAATTATCAAGTAAAACCTATTCGTATTCCGACAGACGCTCAAAGCATGTCAGTTGGTCAAGATGGTGTTGTAACATTTGTTGATTCTGCCGGTACTCTTCGTTATGCAGGTCAAGTAGTTTTAACAAAATTTTCAAATTCAGGTGGACTTGAAAAAGTTGGAGCAAATTACTTTCAAGAATCCGCTAACTCTGGTGTCCCATTCTTTGCAGCTGCAACTCAGCAAGGTATGGGTTCGATCAACTCTGGTTTCCTAGAAATGTCGAACGTTGACCTTTCAGAAGAATTCACTGAAATGATCGTTGCACAACGTGGTTTCCAAGCAAATACACGTATCATCACAACTTCAGATGAAATCTTGCAAGAACTAGTTAACTTAAAACGTTAA
- a CDS encoding flagellar FlbD family protein, translating to MIELTRLNGHPFSLNALYIETVESFPDTTITLTNGRKYVTKDSAEEVQAKILAFYQSVQLLSNPHLRGDLDEE from the coding sequence ATGATTGAATTAACACGATTAAACGGACATCCATTTTCTTTAAATGCTTTATACATAGAAACAGTAGAGTCATTTCCAGATACGACGATCACATTAACAAACGGTCGGAAATATGTAACGAAAGATTCTGCGGAAGAAGTACAAGCGAAAATTCTCGCGTTTTACCAGTCTGTACAATTACTATCGAACCCCCATTTAAGAGGTGATTTGGATGAAGAATAA
- the fliL gene encoding flagellar basal body-associated protein FliL, whose translation MKNKLLTIMLIILVSITLIGVVALILVMQLNKGEEDTAPTIDEIVEASIDVPEITTNLAGNDFIRLSLKIQTDSKEAAEELAKRDFQVKNIVIQQLSEMTAEDLNGKDGKATFENALKLQVNELMQDGEVQQVYITSYIIQ comes from the coding sequence ATGAAGAATAAATTATTAACGATTATGCTCATTATTTTAGTTTCCATTACACTCATTGGAGTAGTTGCACTTATTTTAGTTATGCAGCTAAACAAAGGGGAAGAAGATACCGCTCCTACAATTGATGAAATTGTGGAAGCATCTATCGACGTACCCGAAATTACAACAAATTTAGCTGGTAATGACTTCATTCGCCTTTCATTAAAAATACAGACTGATAGTAAAGAAGCTGCGGAAGAATTAGCAAAACGTGATTTCCAAGTGAAAAATATCGTGATTCAACAGCTCTCCGAAATGACAGCAGAAGACTTAAATGGCAAAGATGGAAAAGCAACATTTGAAAATGCGTTAAAATTGCAAGTGAATGAGTTAATGCAAGATGGTGAGGTACAGCAAGTGTATATTACCTCCTACATTATTCAGTAA